The DNA sequence CTCTTCATTCTCAAACAACTTAGGTGCCAAAAAAGTAGCAAGACCCATAGCCATAGGGGGAACAGGAATTGCTGCTGCCACCATTCCCATTATTTCTGGTACTTGAGGGATTAGTCCTACACCAAAAAGAAATGCTACCTTATTAAAAGGCCCCCCCATATCAATAGTTATCATTGAGCCTAGTACTAAGCCTAAGAAAATTTTACCCAACACACCAAACGTTTCTGAATTACTCTGTAGGGATTTAAGTCCACTCTCAAGTACCCCCATAAATTCTCCAATATAAACACCAACATATAACATAAAAAAGCCAACAATAATAGTGCTTATTAGTGGAATTACAAATATAGGCATTACAGGCCTTAACCACTCAGGAACAGATCTCTTTGCCAAAAACTTTGCGACATAACCTGCAAGAAACCCCGCAAATATTGCACCCAAAAAACCTGCTTTTACATTCCCAGATATTACTCCACCAACAAGACCGGGAGCAAGACCAGGTTTATCAGCAATTGCCATCGAAATAAAACCAGCAAGTACGGGCAGCATCATTCCAAAGGCAACAGAACCAATGTCTGCAATTTGTTTATAAAACGGATGATCAGAAAAATTAGGACCATCAGGCCCAATCCCAACAAAAGCAATACTAAGAGCAATTAAAATTCCCCCACTTGCAACAACAGGGATCATTGGAGATACTCCACTCATTAAATATTTATAAAAACTGGCTTTGCCTGTTGCAGTAGAACTTTTAGAGCTACTACTAACACTAGAATCTTGATTGCAAAAAAATACTGGAGCATTAAATGCCTCTTTAATAATATTTTCTGTATTGTTTATCGCCTTTACAGTTGAAACCTTATAAACCCTTTTCCCCTCAAATCTCTTTTCATCAACATCCTTATCAACAGCAAGTATTACAATAGCCGCATTCCTAATTTCTTCTTCTGTTAAGGCATTTTCAATACCAATAGACCCTTGAGTTTCGACCTTAATGTCGTAACCTTGCTTTTTAGCCTCACCCTCAATTTTCTTTGCTGCAATGTATGTATGAGCAACTCCAACAGGACAAGCAGTTACGGCCACTATTTTTTCTGACTTTGTAGCTCCAAAAATCTCTTCTTTAGAATTTCTTTCAACATTTTCTATATAATAATAAATGTCATCAGCAGTAACAATCCCATTTAAAGCATTTTGAAAAGCATCATCTTCAAAAAGTTTAGCTATAAACGCAATCGACTTGAGATGATCATTGCCTTGCTGCTTTTTTGACATACAAATTAAAAATATTAAATTAACAGGAGGATTTTCTTCAGACCACTTAACTCCAGCTCCTTTTATGTAAAGCAATGAAATAAAACTGGTCTTAACAACATCTCCTATAAAATGAGGAATTGCAACTCCATTTTCCCAAGAAGTGTCGCCTAGTTTCTCTCTATCAAGAATTCCTTTAAGAAACTCACTTTTACTGTCTATATACCCCTTACCATTGACTTTTTCAACTAAAAAATCAATTACATCTTCTTTTGAATTTACTTCGGGCAAAATAAATACAAGATCTTTTTTCAAAAAATTAAAAAACATAAATGCAGTCTCCTAGCAATTAAACATATTGTATAATATACAATAAAATAGCATAATCCAGCCACTTAGTATAAAAATATTTTTATACTAAAAATCAAAATTCAACTTGAATACATATTATAATTATTGAAAAGACAAAACTATTTTTATATTATTTTAAATAATCTGCTTATGAAAAAAACTCCAAATATTTATATTTCCTTAGCTTTGCTAGCCATTTATACTTTAAATGCACTTGCAAACGAAGAAGATAATACTAATAAAAAAAACAATCAATCCGAACAAAGGTCCAATTTCTTTAGCTCAGAAAGAGGTTTCACCTACTCAACAGGAATTGGAACTGGAATTGGATTTTTCCTAAATTCAAATACCAAACATCTTATTTTTAGACCTTACTATACATTCTCTAGTAATAATTTTGATTTTCTAATCATTGCTATGATACTAATAAAGGAAAATCTTAATAATATTTCTAAAAAAATGCAATACTTTACATCTTACATTGGAGGAGGAATAAACTGGCACATTGCAAACCTAATTAAAAAAACAAAATATTTTTCCTCTACCATTGGCATAGGTAGTCGTTTTTACTTATCTACAAACCTTATAGGAGACATTCAATTTTATGAAAAGTTGCCTTATATACTAGAGCCTTATATATTTATTGAACTTTCTACAAAAAAGTTAATCCCTTTAATGGGATTAGACTTTAAAATTGATTTCTTATTTTTAGATACATTTAACATTTCTTTTAACTTTACTATTAGATATAATTTTAAGGTCGAAAAAGAGAAATAAATATGAAAAAAAACTCAAAATTTTTTCTTTATTGCTATATTTTATGTTTAACAGGATTTTTATTTTTTTCCTTAAATCCAAAAGCACTAAAACAAATTAAACACAAAATTTATAATTATTTAGAAATAATAGAAAATAAATACATTAACATTACAAAATCTATTCCAATAAAAGAATCCCAGTTAATACCAAAAGGATATCTTACCACCCAAATAATAAGTAAAAAACACTATACTTTAGGGTACGCTGAAAGCGCAAGACAATCCGAATGGGCTGCTTATCCTCTTAAAAGAGAAATGGTAGAACTAGCATTAACCTTGCTAAAATCAAAAAAAATTAAAAGGAGTCCTAAATTCTTTGAAGATACAAATATCAAAGGAATTTCCCCAAAACTTAAAGATTACTTTAAAAGTGGTTACGATAGGGGTCATATAGTAAATTCTGCTGACATGTCTTTTTCTGAGAATGCAATGAAAGATACATATTTCTTATCAAATATGTCACCTCAAAAAAGCGAATTTAATTCTGGAATTTGGCTAAAACTTGAAAAATTAGTAAGAGAATGGGCAATCTTAAAAGGATATATATATATTATTAGCGCTGGAATTTTAACAGAGAATAAAGGATTTATTGGAAAAAACAAAATTTTGGTACCTAAAAATTTTTATAAAATAGTGTTAGCAATTAACAATAATAATTTTTATGATATAATCTCTTTTATTATCCCAAATGAAAAAGCAAAAGACTTAGATTTAAAAAATTACATCGTTAATGTCGATTCAATTGAAAAAAAAACAAAAATAGATTTTTTTGAAAAACTTGATTCAAAAATTAAAAAAAATATTAAAAAAATACAAAACACACATTCTTGGAAGTTTAAATGAAATCAATATTTACAAAATTAAACATTTCTATTAATCTTTTTCTCTTTATAATTTTTATTTTAGCAATGCTAGTTATACTGATTTTTTCTTATAAAATAAAATATAATGAAAATTATCAAAATTATTTTCTAGAAATTTACAATAATAATTTTATACTATTGATTAATAAGTTTGTCATCTTTGTTATTGGAATCTTAGGCTCACTATGGGCATATATTAACTATAAAAGAACCAATAATATACAATTTATACTTTTTTATTGCTTTATTAGTTCGTATACATTAGAACCTATTTTGATCTCTGAAGATTTTTTTTTAAAAAATAATCTAAATTCAAATTATTACTTATTTACAAAATTTATCCTTTTTATTAATGCTTTTTCATTATTAAACTTATTTTTTTTAAGCTTATATATATGTGACTTCAAAATTAAATCGATACATTATACAATTTACATTATTTTGACCTTTGCCTGCATATATAGTTATACAATGCCTATTAATTCATACGAAAATAGCCAAGACTACAGCATTCTTAAAATCGAAAGTACAAAATTTTATATAAACGCATTCTTGTTGCTTATTTCAACAAACTTCCTAGTAGCCTTTTTAAGGAAAAAAAATTTTGACTATTTTTTCCTTTTTATTTCAATGATTTTAATAGTAAGCGGAATTTACTTAAATTTACTTAAAATACCCTACTCCTTTCTACCAATCTCAATAGGAATACCAATCTACTTAAAAAAATCAAGAAAAATTTTCTTTCACTGGTTATAAAAAATAAATGTCAAAAAATACGACGAAGCTGAAACAACAAGTGGTAAAAATAAATTGTCATAATTTGCATCAAAAAGCTCTACTAATGCTGCTAAAATTCCTAAAATTAAAGCTGGCGTTAAATAGGGAAAAAAATAATAATATGAAAAAAAAGTAACGAAAAATACAACAAAGCTGCCAGAAATCGTTTTATTATTGACAAGCTTAAAAGAAGGAACTAGCTTACCAGCAAGGCTTGCAAATCCATCGCCAAGACATACTGAGAATATCCCAATATAATTAAAAGGCTCCATAGCAAAGCAATATGATACCAATATGCCTAAAAACAAATAAACAGGCGAAAAAGATACTTTATTAGGCAATATTTTCCTTGATCTTAATATTATATCTGAAATATTTTTAAAAAAAAGTAATTTTTTTTCGGTAATCCTAAAAATTTCAGAACTTAAATATAAAATCATAAAAAGTAAATTAGAAACAATCCCTATCCAAAAATTTATTCCATAAAAAACTAAAACTATTAAGCTAAAAATATGAAAAAATTTTCTAAAAATTTCATACTTGATATCCTCTCTAAGAATTATTCTTTTAACCTCATCAAACATCATTCAATCTTCTTTAACACGATATTAAATAGATCCCAGTTTATTTTTATAGTATCCATTAAACTTTCCTATTTATTGCATCACTAACAAAACTAAATTAAAAAACATAAAAGCCTTTTTGAAAACCCATATCTTATAATAGAATTACTTATATTGATTTTACAATTTTTTTCAAAAAAAATATTCTTACCTAGAAATTTATTATAAATAGGCAATACTTATTTATAAAGAGAATAATTAAGCGGGTTCCTAAAAATGCTAGAAATTGAAAATAAACTGTTTTTAAAATTTTGCAACTTTATATATAACAATAGCGGAATGCGCTTTGATGAAAAAAATAAATTTATTCTTCAAAGCAGAATTAACGACGCAATACGGGAACTTGATCTTGAAACTCCATCGCAACTTTACAATCTAATAATTGGCGATAAATTAAAAAAAGAATATTTCTTGGATTTAGTAACAACTAATTTAACAAGATTTTTCAGAAATTCACTGCATTTTCAAACTTTTGAAAAATTTGTAATTCCTAATTTAATTAATATTAAAAACAAAGAAGAAAACAATAGGATTATTATATGGTCTGCAGGATGCTCAACAGGAGAAGAGCCTTATTCATTGGCATTCGTACTTAAATCAAAGCTTCCAAAAGGAATAGATTTTGTTATTATTGCTTCTGATTTAAGCTTAAAATCTTTAATGATAGCAAAAGAAGGGTATTACTCCTCAAACAAATGTGAAAATATTCCTAAAGAATATCGACACTATATATATTCGCATTCAAATGGATATAAAATTAAAAATGAAATTAAAAATCACATAAGATTTGATTATCATAATCTAAACTTTGAAAGCAATTTTTCACAAATTGATGTTATTTTTTGTAGAAATGTATTAATATACTTTGATGAAAAATCAAAAATCAAAGTACTTAAAAAATTTTACAATAACATGTCTAAAAACAGCTATTTATTTATAGGGCACTCAGAATCTCTTTTTGGACTTAATCTTCCTTTTAAATTTTTAAAAACTCCCTGGGCAATAATATATGAAAAAAAAGATACTGGCTATCCAAAAGAAAAATTTAAATTCCAAAATAAACATAAGTTATAATTTAACAAAAATTCAATAGGAAAAAATGTAATAATGGAAACAAAAATTTCTGTACTTATCATAGAATACTTTGCTGTAAAGAGAAAGCTTATGTCAGAACTTGTTAATTCATCTCCTCAGCTCCAAGTCATTGCAACTGCTTCTAATAGCAAATTTGCAACAAATAAGCTTAAAAAGCATAGCCCTGAAGTAATATTAATGAATTTAGAAGAAAACAATATTAAAGATATTATCTTTTTAGAGAAAAAAAACAATATAAACAAAACCATACCAATTATTGTCACATCTTCAAACCAAAACTTAATAAACATTGCAGCTTTAAAGGGCGCTGATGACCTTATATTGGTATCTAAAAATAAAAAATCGCATGAAAACATAAAAGACCAAATTATTAATTCTCTTCTAATCTATGGATCAATATCCATAAAAAACAAAATTGCTAACAATAAGGATATAAAAACAAAAAACTATGAAAAAGATAAATTTTCTTTAAATAGCAAAAATGACATTTTTTCATTAACTAAACTTGAAGAACATACAAAAGAAAAAATATTAAATGAAAAAGAAATAAAAAAACTTAAACTAAGAAAATTCGACATAATAGCAATTGGAGTATCAGCAGGGGGACCTGCAGCCTTAAAATCAATATTACCGGAAATCCCTGAAAGCTTTCCGCCAATAATCATTGTTCAACATATGCCTAAAGGATTTACAGAAGAATTTGCAAAAAACCTTAATAACCTTTGCAAAATAAACGTAAAAGAAACTACCAATAAAGAAATATTAAAACAAGGATATGCATACATAAGCTCGGGCGGATATCACACAAAAATCAAAAAAATCGACGGCAACTATCAAATACAAACCTTCGATGGCAAACATATAAATGGCCACAAACCATCTATTGGAGTATTGTTTCAATCTATTGCAGAGATTTCAAAAGATAAAGCGATTGCCCTAATAATGACTGGAATGGGAAACGATGGCTCAAGAGAAATTGGCGATATAAAAAAAGCTGGAGGACTAACTATTGCGCAAGACAAAGAAAGTTCCATGGTTTTTGGAATGCCAAAAATAGCAATAAAAGAAAATAATATAGACTATATCGTTCCACTAAACCATATGGTAAAATTATTAAAAGCTATACTAAATGATAGCTAAATTTTTCAAAACAAGGAATACTTTTTGGATAACAAAAAAGACAATACCAAAACAGCAGACTGTTTTTCTCATGTAAGTAAATTTAATATGTACAATAAAACAATATATATACTAGGAACTGCTCACGTGTCGAAAAAAAGCTCAGAAGATACTGCAAATTTAATAGAAATCTTAAAACCAAACTATATTGCCGTTGAACTTGATGAAGCTCGCTATCATTCAATCTTAAACACTGATGAAAATGAAAAATGGAGAAACTTAGATATATATAAAGCGTTAAAACAAGGAAAAGCTTTCTTTTTAATAATAAATATAATTCTTAGTAATTTTCAAAAAAAATTAGCAAAAGAACAAGGAATAAAACCTGGTGAAGAAATGAAAACAGCTGTTTTAAAAGCCAAGGAGCACAATATTCCACTAATTCTTGCTGATAGAAAAATTGAAACCACTCTAAAAAGAGCTTGGATATCTATCCCAATATTTGAAAAAGTAAAAATAATATCTAGCCTTTTTTCCTTAACAGATACAAAAATCACAAAAGATGAAATTGAAAAACTAAAAGAACAGGATGCTCTTTCAAAAATAATGGAAGAACTTTCCAAAGAAATACCCAAAGTAAAAAAAGCTTTAATTGACGAGAGAGACGAATTTATTACAAGCAAAATACTTGAAGGAACAGGAATTATCCTTGCCATTGTAGGCGCAGGTCATGTAAATGGAATAATAAAAACTCTAAAAGAAATAAACCAAAATAATAAAACAATAAACATTGAAGAACTCGTTAGAATACCTAAAAAATATTTTTCACTTAGTAAGGCAATATCTTACTTGATCACAATTTCAATAATTTTGCTAATAACAAGCTCTTTTTACTTTAAAGGATTTGATTTTGCTTACAAAAATTTAGAACTTTGGATAATATCTAACTCTTTTTTTTCAGGCATTGCATCCATTTTACTAAAATCTCACCCTTTAACAATTTTAACTGCTATTATAGGCTCTCCAATATTCTCTTTAATACCATTTATCGGAACAGGAGTGGTTGCGGGTCTTGTTGAAGCTTACATCAACAAACCAAAGGTCAAAGATTTTGAGAACCTACAAGAAGAATTGTCAACAACAAAAGGATATTTCAAGAACAAAGTTACAAGAATTTTATTAATAGTAATCTTTGTAAACCTTGGATCTACAATTGGAACAATTGTGGGACTTAAATTTCTATTAAATGTTTTCAAATAAACCCTTAAAATAATAAATATCTACACAAGGAGAGTATATATATGGGGCTTGTATTTTTAGGTCCTCCAGGCTCTGGAAAGGGGACTATTTCAAAAATTATTTCTAATGAATTTAAATACTATCACATTTCAACAGGAGATTTATTTAGAGAAAATATTTTAAATTCTACAACCCTTGGGAAAGAAATAAAAAAAATTGTTGAAAGAGGAGAACTGGTCCCCGATTCAATTACAATCAAAATAGTAGAAGACAAAATTAAAGCTATTGAAAAGAAAAAAAATTTTATTTTAGATGGATTTCCACGCAATATTTACCAAGCCAAAGCTCTTGACAAATTTCTACCAAATGTAAAAATAATAAACTTTTTAATTAATGAAAAATTGATAATAAAAAGACTCTCGGGAAGAAGAATTTGTAAATCTTGCAATAATATTTTCAACATATATACCCTAGCAACAAAAAAAATTAATATCTGCGATGTTTGCGGGGGAAATCTTTACCAACGAGAAGATGATAAAGAAGAGTGCTTAAAAACAAGACTTAAAGAATATAAATTGCAAACAAAACCACTAATAGAATTTTACTCAAAACGCGCTAGACTTAACAATATTGATGCATCCGCTAGAATTGATGAAATGAGAAAAAAAATAATTGAAATAATGTCAAAAGAAAATTAAATGAAAAAAATATTAATAAAAAAAATTTGCTTTTGCTTGCTATTTTTGCAAGCAAAAATAATTTTCGCCCAAGAACAACAGGACTTAGAATTAAATAAAGAATATTTTTACTTTAATTTTAAATCTGCTTATTACCCTCCTCACGAGCTAGGAACGAATGGAAACAACTTTTCACAAAGCTTTAAACATCCCAACTTCAAAAGTATCAAACCAAGTTTAAAAATTCCAGATAATTATTGGGGAGGAATAAAATTAATATCATACTTAGGATACTATAAAAATTTTAAAGCTCTAAACAATCCCAATTCTATATTTTTTAAAGACAACGGTATAGACATCGATTTAAATATCGGATTATCTCCTGTCAGTATTTCGTTTAAAAGCATGCTAAGTTTTATTCCTATTGCTTTTTTAAATTTATATGCATCAACTGAAATTGGTATAGGTTGGGAAGCTTTTGGATTTAAGGGAATCGGTGTACACATCGAAAATGGAAAATATTCAAATTCTATTGAATTTTATTCAGAAATAACAACAGGAGGACGATTACAATTTGATTTAAACGCTATTTTTCAAGGAGAATGGACACACATTATTACGGTTATCGGCAATGATTTTACATACTTAATTAATCCTCACGCCAATAAAGACCAGCTTTGGAAATACAAAGCTGACGAAGGCAAAAATCTAAATGGAATACTAATAAACCCCTATGCCCTTTTAGCTTACAAAATGCCAATACCTCTTAATACCATAGGTCTTCTTTACAAAGGAAAAACACAAATTGGGAAAGAACGAAATATAAGCTCATGGGAAAACAAGGGTTGGGGAAGCGATATTTTTTATCACAATATTTCGATTATTGCTAATTTTGAAGTCATCAAGCCTTTAACAATTGGCCTTAAGTTTAAATTATCTACAAACCCCACATACACAAATGATACAGCTGGGCTGGCTGACATTTCAAAAAGAGAAGCAACTGGTAATTCTTATTTTTACTATGATTCTGTTGGAATCTCTGTAACCTATAAATACTAAAGTTTAATAAATATAAAATTTTAACATCTAAACTGATTCCTTCCAGAAACCTTAGCCTCATAAAGTTTGCTATCAGCAAGTTTAATAATATTGGTAAAATTATTATCAATAGGAATTTCTTGAGCAAGACCAATAGAAACGGTCACAATGCTAGAAATACTGCTATGCTCATGAACTATCCTCAAACCCTTTATATCATTAATCATTACCTTAATAATGCTAATCATTTCATCTAGGCTTTTGTTAACAGAAAAAAAAATAAATTCTTCTCCTCCATACCTAGCGACATCTATTTTATATTTTGAAGAAACCTTATACAAGGTCTTAGCAATCAATTTAAGACACTCATCACCATTGGTATGACCATAATTATCGTTGTAATTTTTAAAATTATCAATATCTAACATCCCAACAATTATTATTTCTTTACTTTCTAAAGCTTTCATCCAAGACTTAGAAAATTTATCCATAAAAAATCTTCTGTTTGGAATCTGAGTAAGCCCATCAATTCTAGATAAACTTTTAAAATAATCTCTTAATCTTTTCAACTCAAGATGAGTCTTAACTCTAGCATCAATTATTCGGCTATTAAAAGGCTTTAAAATATAATCCACTCCACCAACGTTAAATCCCTCAAGTTGAGCATCTGTAGAACCTCGTGAACTAATAAAAATTACAGGAATCTCTTTAGTATCAGGATCGCTTTTTAGCTTTCTGCATACCTCATAGCCATTAATATCTGGAAGACCGATGTCAAGAAGCACAAGATCAGGACTATCTTTTTCAACCTGCTTTAAAGCATCAAGCCCATTTGTTGCAACTTCAACCTCATAAGCATCTTGCAATATATTTACCAATAAATCCAAATTGGTGGGAGAATCATCCACAATTAAAAGCTTCTGACTCTCCACTTCAAAAGCTTTGTCTTTAATTATCATTTCCACTATTAATATCTCTATTACTAAATGTTTCAATAATCTCTTCAAGAATTTTAGAACTCTCAGCAAATCTATATAACCTTAAATTCTTGCGAAGATCACTAAATAATACCTGAATATTATCGTCTAAAACATACTTATCAATGCTCTTAAGAATTTCTTTGTATTCCCTTGGCTTTCTGGTTTTAATACTAATTAAAAGCTTGTTGAGAAGATCTAAAAATTGACCATTGTTTTTAAAGTATAGCTTGCTCTGACTGACAATCTCAGGCTCAAACAAAACACTCTCCTTTATATCGCTTATGAGCTGCAATAAATCATCTTTTACAAAAGAATACATTTTTTTCAACTCATAAATTGAATCTTTACTTGTTTCAATTTTTTTAAAATTTTTATACAGTTCACTGCGCATATTAGAAAGAGCCCCAGATATTAAATGCGATATGTCCCTAATTAAAAATAAATTTTCCTCATCAAAAGCTTTTTCTAAATCAATAATATTGATAGATATAAAATCAACAAGTCCTTTGCATAACTCAGAATATGATGCGTATGAAAGATTTAATTCTTTTAAAGCCTTATTAATATCTAAATTGGGAAACTTAACAAGCTGACTCAAATCCTCATTTTCTAAAATCTCATCAACTTCAAAATGGAAATATTTTTTGAATATGATTTTAATTGAACTTATGTGTATTGGTTTTGAGATGTAGTCATCCATCCCACTTGCAAAACACTTGTCTTTATACTCTTGCAAAGCATGAGCTGTTACAGCGACCAAAATACATGACTCTAAATTCTTTGCCTTTTCAAATTTTCTAATTTCTTTAGCTACTGAAAATCCATCATATCTTGGCATTCGTATATCAATAAAAGCGATAGAATATTTTTTCTCTTTTAAAACTTTTAAAGCCTTGACTCCATCATCTACAACATCAATAAAATCCTTATTAATACCTATTACAACAAGAATGTCTTTCAATACCTTTTGATTTACTTGATTATCTTCAGCTATTAGCACATTAATAGGTTCTTTTATCTTAAAAGAACCATCTATTATTGGAAGAAATTCTTCAAAATCCCTTTCTACTTTAAACTCTTTTTTATTCTTAGAAAGAATAGAGCATATATCAAGTCCCATTAAAGGCTTTTTAACATACATATATTTTAAATTTATTAAAGTTTTATTATCTAAATAATAAAACAAAAAAACGATTTGTACATCAGAATTTAGTTTTTCGATATTATTAGCGAATTGAATACTCTCTTGAATATTATCGTTATTTACATTTACACAAACAAAATCGTAAAAAGGGTGTTCCTTAAAGAATTTATAAGCATTCTCAAAAGATGCTACATAATGCACATTAGAAGAGCAACCCAACAAAGCAGAGCAGTGTTCAAAAATTTTAATAGACTTTTGGCTTAAGAGCACATTCAATACTTTATTATTACTATTTATTAATTGAAATCTATTAATTGATAAATTTTCACTTCTAAGCTCATTTCCTAAGAAAAAGGGCAACATAAATGAAAAAGTTGTACCCTCTCCAACCTTGCTATCAACAGTAATGCCAAGACCACCCATTAGTCTTACAAGCTCTCTAGATATTGACAATCCCAATCCTACACCTTCATGAACTCTTGAAGAAGAATCATCTTCTTGTTTAAATATTTCAAATATCTTAGAAAAATTTTCCCTTTTAATACCTTTGCCTGTATCTATTACTTTAAATTCAAGTGTAACCAATACCCTATTATTATCCTTTATTCTGCTTATTTCTTCATAGTTTAAAACAATCACGCCATCATCTGTAAACTTAAAAGCATTTCCTATTAAATTAATTAAAACTTGTTTAATTTTTACAATGTCACCCTTAATGTAATTTTTAAAAATAGATTTAGAATAAGAGAATAAATCAATATTTTTCTTTACACATTGTGATTGAAAAGTTTTCAAAACTATTTCCATTTCACTTTCTAGGTCAATCTCTTGACTCTCAACATGTAATTCATTGACATCTATTTGAGATAAATACAATATATCATCAATCAAAGAAAGCAAAGAATCAGACGAATAATTTATCATCCTAACATAATCTTTTTGAACATTAGTAAGAACGGTTGTATCCAAAAGCTCAGTAGCTGCCATTATTCCATTAATAGGGGTACGAATATCATGACTGATGTTGGCTATAAAAATGGTTTTAGCAGCATTAGCAGCTTCTGCAATTTTTTTTTCATTTATTACAAAAGAGTATCTTCTTTTCTGCTCAAGTGCTAATTTAAACATAAAAATTATCACAAATCCTAAAAAAGTAAAATAAAATATAAAAAATGTTAACGCTAAAAATTTTAAATTTATAAACCCAACACTTTTGGATTTATAATAAATATCAAATTTCCAATCATTTAAATATGTTCGACTATCAACATTCGAGCGCAAAACAGCTTTATGAATAATTTCTTTCAAGATATAATCTTGATTATAAATAGCAAGACTCAAATCAAAAGCCAAATCTCTAAAAGTAGGAAGTTTTTCAACATCTATAATATTTAATTCTTCAAAAACAGCAGCAGCTGTATACTCATCGCTAATAATCCCATCTACTTTACCTTTATAAAGCAGAAGTAAAGCTTCTTTAAAGCTACTTACAAGAAACAACTTTGATTTAATATTAGAAGCCAAATTTTTACTATATAAAAAATCAAGTATAGCAAACCT is a window from the Borreliella chilensis genome containing:
- a CDS encoding adenylate kinase (essential enzyme that recycles AMP in active cells; converts ATP and AMP to two molecules of ADP), giving the protein MGLVFLGPPGSGKGTISKIISNEFKYYHISTGDLFRENILNSTTLGKEIKKIVERGELVPDSITIKIVEDKIKAIEKKKNFILDGFPRNIYQAKALDKFLPNVKIINFLINEKLIIKRLSGRRICKSCNNIFNIYTLATKKINICDVCGGNLYQREDDKEECLKTRLKEYKLQTKPLIEFYSKRARLNNIDASARIDEMRKKIIEIMSKEN
- a CDS encoding diguanylate cyclase, with product MIIKDKAFEVESQKLLIVDDSPTNLDLLVNILQDAYEVEVATNGLDALKQVEKDSPDLVLLDIGLPDINGYEVCRKLKSDPDTKEIPVIFISSRGSTDAQLEGFNVGGVDYILKPFNSRIIDARVKTHLELKRLRDYFKSLSRIDGLTQIPNRRFFMDKFSKSWMKALESKEIIIVGMLDIDNFKNYNDNYGHTNGDECLKLIAKTLYKVSSKYKIDVARYGGEEFIFFSVNKSLDEMISIIKVMINDIKGLRIVHEHSSISSIVTVSIGLAQEIPIDNNFTNIIKLADSKLYEAKVSGRNQFRC
- a CDS encoding histidine kinase gives rise to the protein MRKANFLSINFLILLLVCFVHANLFSKDIFKFKLIGQNFPFYYKNNKKEYVGLIFSILDKWAKDNNVDIRVEPIDILNESEIEDEAIYLGLTYNTKLNDLFYFKSELARSIAILFSKSSNKKYKNTHSTFLSNFNIGVIKNTIYEDILRLRGVNNICLVDNVQNLILALKNDKVDYIYGDCKTLDYIAKRFLGEDLVIFNGDIFYSIKNRVAISRNAPEIIKNLNLDLFSYLMEMPDEYVFSFLDKAYKGNFIEVGLYSDYPPLSFINSNENLSGILVDLWNLLSKQYIFKPIFKGFPKEDIKKSLDGKSVNIFGGIISNDSVFKNVNYVVSKPIYPLNFKFYSKGLNNGVGPINSQFIDFDFKNIHLNKNQDIVNNFIDIANNSYGFIENSITTKYLLKLNGYNGKLKSYDSIFNKNRFLVLAIDNRVYKFIKYILNAIFDDISIESLLQVDKNWLDKEEISNSRINSYKIMNKLKFNIEEKIWLLKNNKLNLAVKNWYPIDYVKANNYKGINQFLLDKIKMFSGIEFDIIETYSNSDLKKLIKSGKIDIINTSTVDSNLDNVFNIRLNSRIPLYIFSNKKRVLPSRSLGRFAILDFLYSKNLASNIKSKLFLVSSFKEALLLLYKGKVDGIISDEYTAAAVFEELNIIDVEKLPTFRDLAFDLSLAIYNQDYILKEIIHKAVLRSNVDSRTYLNDWKFDIYYKSKSVGFINLKFLALTFFIFYFTFLGFVIIFMFKLALEQKRRYSFVINEKKIAEAANAAKTIFIANISHDIRTPINGIMAATELLDTTVLTNVQKDYVRMINYSSDSLLSLIDDILYLSQIDVNELHVESQEIDLESEMEIVLKTFQSQCVKKNIDLFSYSKSIFKNYIKGDIVKIKQVLINLIGNAFKFTDDGVIVLNYEEISRIKDNNRVLVTLEFKVIDTGKGIKRENFSKIFEIFKQEDDSSSRVHEGVGLGLSISRELVRLMGGLGITVDSKVGEGTTFSFMLPFFLGNELRSENLSINRFQLINSNNKVLNVLLSQKSIKIFEHCSALLGCSSNVHYVASFENAYKFFKEHPFYDFVCVNVNNDNIQESIQFANNIEKLNSDVQIVFLFYYLDNKTLINLKYMYVKKPLMGLDICSILSKNKKEFKVERDFEEFLPIIDGSFKIKEPINVLIAEDNQVNQKVLKDILVVIGINKDFIDVVDDGVKALKVLKEKKYSIAFIDIRMPRYDGFSVAKEIRKFEKAKNLESCILVAVTAHALQEYKDKCFASGMDDYISKPIHISSIKIIFKKYFHFEVDEILENEDLSQLVKFPNLDINKALKELNLSYASYSELCKGLVDFISINIIDLEKAFDEENLFLIRDISHLISGALSNMRSELYKNFKKIETSKDSIYELKKMYSFVKDDLLQLISDIKESVLFEPEIVSQSKLYFKNNGQFLDLLNKLLISIKTRKPREYKEILKSIDKYVLDDNIQVLFSDLRKNLRLYRFAESSKILEEIIETFSNRDINSGNDN